A window of Komagataeibacter medellinensis NBRC 3288 contains these coding sequences:
- a CDS encoding catalase — protein sequence MTKTSHPSHSPATHMGKGGETHQSAGGDIPVLTTQQGVAVSDDQNTLRVGPGGPALLEDFHFREKIFHFDHERIPERVVHARGYGAHGYFELTDSLSDVCKADLFGKVGERTPTFVRFSTVAGNKGSADVVRDVRGFAVKFYTSQGNWDLVGNNIPVFFIQDAIKFPDFVHAAKQEPDRDFPQAQTAHDNFWDFVSLSPEATHMVCWAMSDRAIPRSFRFMEGFGVHTFRLINAEGRSTYVKFHWKPKLGLQSVVWNEALKINGADPDFHRRDLWQAITGGNFPEWELGVQLFDDEFADSFPFDILDPTKLIPEELVPVRRVGRLVLDRMPDNFFAETEQVAFCTQNIIPGIDFTNDPLLQGRNFSYLDTQTKRLGGPNFTHIPINAPKCPFHNFQQDGHMAMHNPKGRANYEPNSWSQPTGGPRESADGYRSFAQEQSGPKLRQRSESFADHYSQARQFFISQTPVEQTHMRDAFVFELSKVETPAIRARMVSHLLHVDQKLAEGVAMGLGLSPLPRPAVAARPVVTGLQPSAALSILKNGPDSFEGRKLGIVVTNGVDSALLSGLRKAAEAVGATVELIAPTVAGVHDSAGNELVAQQKINGGPSVLYDAVALLPTVEGANLLRHEATMRDFIADAFAHAKFIAHNDAAELLLAAAGLHPKARDEGVIAMESARDATLFIQTCAALRFWARESQVHAV from the coding sequence GGCCGGGCGGCCCGGCCCTGCTGGAAGATTTTCACTTCCGTGAAAAGATCTTCCATTTTGACCATGAACGCATACCCGAACGCGTGGTCCATGCCCGGGGCTACGGGGCACATGGCTATTTTGAACTGACCGACAGCCTGAGCGATGTGTGCAAGGCCGACCTGTTTGGCAAGGTGGGTGAACGCACGCCCACCTTTGTGCGGTTTTCTACCGTAGCGGGCAACAAGGGTTCGGCTGATGTGGTGCGCGACGTGCGCGGCTTTGCCGTCAAGTTCTATACCAGTCAGGGCAACTGGGACCTGGTGGGCAACAACATCCCCGTTTTCTTCATCCAAGATGCCATCAAGTTCCCCGATTTCGTGCATGCGGCCAAGCAGGAACCGGACCGCGACTTCCCGCAGGCGCAGACCGCGCATGACAATTTCTGGGATTTCGTCTCGCTCTCTCCCGAAGCTACGCATATGGTCTGCTGGGCCATGTCGGACCGCGCCATCCCCCGCTCCTTCCGCTTCATGGAAGGCTTTGGCGTGCATACCTTCCGCCTGATCAATGCCGAAGGGCGCTCGACTTATGTGAAATTCCACTGGAAGCCCAAGCTGGGGCTGCAGTCGGTGGTATGGAACGAGGCGCTCAAGATCAACGGTGCCGATCCCGACTTCCACCGCCGCGACCTGTGGCAGGCCATAACCGGCGGCAACTTTCCCGAATGGGAACTGGGCGTGCAGCTGTTCGATGACGAGTTTGCCGATAGCTTCCCCTTCGACATCCTCGACCCCACCAAGCTGATTCCCGAAGAACTGGTGCCCGTGCGCCGGGTGGGCCGGTTGGTGCTGGACCGCATGCCCGACAACTTTTTTGCCGAGACAGAACAGGTGGCATTCTGCACCCAGAACATCATACCCGGCATCGACTTTACCAATGACCCGCTGCTGCAGGGGCGTAATTTCTCGTATCTGGATACCCAGACCAAGCGCCTAGGCGGGCCGAACTTCACCCATATCCCCATAAACGCGCCCAAATGCCCGTTCCATAACTTCCAGCAAGATGGCCACATGGCCATGCACAACCCGAAGGGCCGGGCCAATTACGAACCCAATTCATGGTCCCAGCCCACCGGTGGCCCGCGTGAGAGCGCGGATGGCTACCGCTCCTTCGCACAGGAACAGTCCGGCCCCAAGCTGCGCCAGCGCTCCGAATCCTTTGCCGATCATTACAGTCAGGCCCGCCAGTTCTTCATCAGCCAGACGCCGGTGGAGCAGACCCATATGCGCGATGCCTTCGTGTTTGAACTGAGCAAGGTGGAAACCCCCGCCATCCGCGCACGCATGGTGAGCCACCTGCTGCATGTGGACCAGAAACTGGCCGAAGGGGTTGCCATGGGGCTGGGCCTTTCCCCCCTGCCCAGACCTGCCGTGGCGGCTCGCCCGGTCGTGACAGGGCTGCAACCCTCAGCAGCGCTCAGCATCCTCAAGAATGGCCCCGACAGTTTTGAGGGGCGCAAGCTGGGCATCGTGGTAACTAACGGGGTGGACAGCGCCCTGCTGTCCGGCCTGCGCAAAGCGGCGGAGGCCGTGGGAGCCACGGTCGAACTGATCGCCCCCACCGTGGCTGGCGTACATGACAGCGCGGGCAACGAACTGGTGGCGCAGCAGAAGATCAATGGCGGCCCGTCCGTGCTGTATGATGCGGTGGCCCTGCTCCCCACGGTGGAAGGCGCAAACCTGCTGCGCCATGAAGCCACGATGCGCGACTTCATTGCCGATGCCTTTGCCCATGCCAAGTTCATCGCCCATAACGACGCAGCTGAACTGCTGCTGGCGGCGGCAGGACTGCACCCCAAGGCGCGTGACGAAGGGGTCATTGCCATGGAAAGTGCCAGGGATGCCACGCTTTTTATCCAGACCTGCGCGGCCCTTCGCTTCTGGGCACGTGAAAGTCAGGTACACGCGGTCTGA